The Aphelocoma coerulescens isolate FSJ_1873_10779 chromosome Z unlocalized genomic scaffold, UR_Acoe_1.0 ChrZ, whole genome shotgun sequence DNA window AACAGCCCTGTGGCTGCTCCCCCTGCTCTTGCCTCTTGCACCTCATGGCCTTGCTGGTCCTCAGTCAGGGGAGAAGAATGGAGCAGATGAAGTCAAAGCCTGAGGCCGATGGAGGTAGAGCCAGCCATCCTGAGTCAGGGCTATTTTCTTTGTTATAAATGCATTTCTTGGCTCCCTGATGTATGCTCTTAGACATGGTTGGAAGACCTTCTGAACAACCACCGCCTGcataaaacaaattaattaattaaaacagtATGTACGGTCACGCGTACGTGAAGACCACGACCACAGCTACACagtggagcagcactgggagctgtaTAGAAGCCTCACAACACCACCCTTGCCCAGTGCCTGCCCTCAGCATCTGAGGCAAGTGTTTCACTTGTGCTGCTCTTTTGCAATCTATCTCATGGTTTCTGTCACAGCTCCTAGAAGCAGGTGGCAGTGGGAGGTGCAGAACAGCTTTCTTGCTCCCCCTGGGGAGTGTGGGAGGAGTGCTATATATCTTGCACGTGTGGAGCCATCTAGGATATGCCTCTGTGTCAGGCACTTGCACCCCACAGCAGTGGGAGCAACTGAGACACCCTGCCTCATCCCCAGAAACCACATTGCCAACCACCTACCTCAGGACAGCTCTTCAGCCTGCAGAAGTGCCCAAGTGTAAACAGGGAGATAGGTGCCTAGGCTGGATAACAAACACCACAGTCTTTGGGGTGCAGCAGCTCCATTTTAGGCATGGTAGTATCCAACCTGAGTCCCTAAAAGTAGTATTTAAAATCTGGCCTCAAGCAGCCCTCAAGAAACTGAACTCCTCCCCATGCCCTCTTTAAATTGTACATGGGAAGAAAAAATGAAGCCCTGCTTCTGTAATTTCCTCTGACacatgacagcagcagcatgacCTACCCCACACCTTCACATGCAAGGGAAAGCACtctgaggttatgcagcataACCACAAAGCTTTAGGGAAAAACAGGGCTTGCTCAGGATCCCTTGAGGATCACCTCACCTGCTGTGCCTTTGGCACTGTACTCTGCAGGGAATCAGCCCTGGCTCGGCTGGGGGAGGACAAAAATGCTGCGGGAGCCTGGCGTGGTGCAAAGATGCTTGCTACCAACAGGAGAGCCGCTGCGCACCAGGACGGACACAGCAGGGATCGCGGGCAGAGACGGGGGCCACGCTCCTTTGGACGCACCTGGATGCCACCAGCACTGTCCCCCACCCACCGCCGAGCTCCCAAGTACAGTAGCGGAGAATGGCGTCACCACCTCGGCAATACAAACCTGCagaagctgtcacagccactTCGGAAGTGCCTATATGAAAGTAGGCACAACCCCTGACACCTGGATACATTAAACTCCAAGCTTCTCAGAGCAGAGACAAGGGGGAGGGAGGCTTTTGCAGGCCCTCAGGGGTCGTCTCCGAGCCTGAGGAGTCATTGCTCCCCTTGGTCACAAAGCTGTAAGGGATGACACCAGCCCCAGTGACAGTCTCAATAGGTGCAAGGCAGGCATGGAATTTGTCTCCAGGAAGCACTTAACGCAAGGCAGAGAGGGCTGATGGCATGTGATACCTGTCCACTCAATAAAGCTGGCAGGGCTACCTGCTGTATTTGAGGTGCTTTCTTTCTAAAGCAGCAGAGGCGTCTGTGGAAGAGCCCCTCTGAGGAAACATGTCTTGCAGCTCATGCGCTTGCTGGGCAGGCAGTGGCCTAGAGAGCTGCAATGCAAGCTAGTGCTGCCTCCACCTGGAGATACGGATTTCTGTGTCAGCTCAGGCAAGGCGTATCTTTTCCCAATGATTCTTCTCCCTTAGTTTTGCGGGTAGTAATGCTAAAGCTTGAAACAGCAGAATGAACCATCAAAACGCAGTTCTATTGTACACTGATTCCCTTAGTGGCTGTATGCTACTGACATTTTAAGATATACCTCCAATGGTATTTTCCATCAAGACATGAAGGAAAGGTCAATGGTACATCATGGTAATTAAAACTATGTCTGATTTGATCCTAACACAACAGACACAAGatgtaaataattttcttttaaaaaaagtatatacacatatatccAGGGCAGCTTACAGAAGTAGGAAGTGAATGAGAAACTGATTTATAGGTTATAGGAATAGGTGCATCTGCAGACTCCCATTCTTAGTGCCCTGTGGCACCAGGAATACAGTAAGAGACATAGTTTATTCTGAGTATAAGCTAATAGTGGTGCTTCACAGGTCTTCTCTACAGTCTAAAGAGCTCTTGCTCCCGCAACCCTGGTTTACTTTAAATCCCATATGGATATAAAGGCCTTTGCAGAACCTATTCATCTTACCCTCTTGCTTCACCTGCCATTTTCTACTTATTCCTTCTCTCCACTCTCTACCACAAATCTTTagtttcttctttctgtgcAAGTTTAAACTCTATATCCAAGCTATTTTGTATGACCTGAGGCAGGTCCACTTTATTTTATCCCATTTCCATTTTAATCTGAAtagacaaaaaataatttaactttttttcctacCCTGGGACATTTCATATTTCCCCACACTGCAGTCTTATGCAAAAAAGGTTTCTGAAAAAAGAATACAGAGTGGGCATTAGCTGACTCATTAACATAAATACAGGTAGTAGTGGTATCCTGATTAGTCATCTACCTTCTCACcaaaaaatgctgctttatGTGTGGATGACTGAGGTTAGGAGCTGCAGTTCATGGTGGCTTTAATACACAGAATAGCTGCTGTCTCAGGTATCTCTCACTTTTCTCCCCAGTCATTTGCCCCACACACCCTGAACGAGCAATTTCCTGTGGGACACTGGACTTTGACTGAGTGTCCACACGCAAGATATTCTGGTGAAGATAGATCTTCAGGGCAGACAGATTGGAGGCCTTGCAAGCAggcttcttcctcttctgagATATTCCAAAATCAGATCATTAGAACACATGGCAACAAGGTACAGATACTAATGAAGAGAGAGATCAGCAGTGAGGATGTTAGGGATCACATGCCTAAACAAAGGCTTCCTGGAACACCTAGACCATGGTCATGCAACCAGACAACAGATCAAACAGATGGGATAGACGACAGATGGATGGGTTCCAGCAAGGGGTTTATTCTGCCAGGATTTAGAATTAAACACAACAGGCTGATTCAAGTattaaaatgctgctttcaGGATGTTCTGACATTCTTAAAACTACCACTCAGCAGCTGCTTGGACATACAGGTGCTTTGGGTCTCTTACAAAAAGTCCAGATGCAAAACCACCTGCTAcaatctgctgctgctgagtctAAATTCCAGGAAAACTCGGTCTTGCTCTTATGCCACTGACACAGTATCAGACACAAGGGATGCCCTTTCAGCTTCCCTGCCAGAGCACAAACCTCTTTGGCTGGGTTACAAAAGGCTTTCTCTGGGAGACTGTGCCtccatacacatacacatagaGAGAGATCAGTCAGGGAAGCAACTCGGGAGAGGAAAGATCTTTCCAAACCTCACCAGAGAGTTAGATCTATGCTTTCTTAGCTGAGTGCCCTCAGCAGTACGTTCTTGGATATGTGAGACAAGTCCTTACCTCTTCTGCTTTCCTGACTTATCGTCATGTGAACTTCCTCCATTTTGCAGGAATACTTGAATATTAACTGAACAATGGAGAGAGACCAACTCCTAGCCTGGTGCTTAGGGCACTTACCTCGGATCAAAGGACATTGGGTTTATGCTCCTGTCCTGTATGAATAATCAAATTTCCTTGCTAAGAGGAAACAGCTTTGACAGGGAAAGGAGGAATCCAATTTTACATGCATTCAGAAAGATAACATAACTTTTGATATTTCACTCTGAATTTATTAGCCACTGTTTCAACAGACCTTTCCCTCAAGTTTAAGGTATTTATAGAGTGCTCTCAGGCTATGCACATTCATCATTACCTGAATACAGATGGTGAACTGCGCTACCACAAGTGAACAGTGTCTGAAGTACTCTTTACCATCACTCCCTCAGACTCTGTTTAATTTTCAATTGGCCCTTCCCTGCTCTTCCAGCTGCAGGCTCGGAAGCTGTGCAAGACCAGAagcacagaagcagcagcctggtgcaCAACAACACAGCAGCCAACAAAGAGGAACAAAGGAGTTCCTGCAGGGATCCTAACAGCTGGGGCTTCAAGAAACACAGGCTAACAACAGCAGCACCACATGGTCTTCAGTGCCACTGCACGAACGCTGTGCAGGAACTCTGTAAAGCTGCAATTTCAGTACATCATTCTGGAAGCAGGAATTGTGCTCTTATGGATAAtgcctgctcactgcttctGTCCTACATGTGAACTTTGTCATGCTGACTCAATTGACAAACTTTTCTGGAGCACCTTCCCACAAGTGACACATACACCtgcttaaaattttaattttttatcatAAAACAAGACATCTGGGAATCGGGCAACTTTGAACTTAATCTTGAGGATTTTTGTCTACCTAACTCAGCTGGCAAGGCTCCCAGTCAGGATGATCATGTTTCTCCAAGACCTGGAAAAATGCCCATTAGAACTCCAGCAATTTGCACACTTTCATTAACCATGGTATTTCACATGGCAATCTGAATTTAGCAAAAAATGTCGGTTCCGCTCTTTGGTCTTATTCTAAAGGATCTGGCTAAGTGGCATTGCATGAGCTGGATAGGAGGAGCATAAAATGCTAAATTTCAGATTATGCTCAaacaaaattactgaaaaaGCTCTCAGTGAGCAGACGACTGTCAACCTACCAGCATCTGTACAGTCTGTTGAGTGAAATAATCTAGAACACAAATAACAAAGCAGCACAGTCAAACCAAACCGATACAGGGGCCAGTCCAACACCACAGTATCTGGATAGTGGCAACAGGCAGCTGCAGCGTTTGTTCTTAACTCTCTACTGGAAATGCTCCTCAGCTTCCCTGTGCAGACTGCCAACCTGTGGGTTCACACCTCTGCCTAAGTCCTGCTACTGAGCACTGCTGAGAGCACTCAAGAGTGCATCAGCTGCCTGGTATAACAAAACTCTTGGCTGTGTTTGGATCCAGTTTACATGATGATGCAGTTGTCTGAAAAGCCTAGTTGAAGAGGGAGAACTTTtcccacatttgggttttgtgcATCTAAGCTCTTAATTAAGGGCACCTGATGTACATGTGAAATTCCCACCAATTCTCAGGCTCTTCAGGCAAGCAAACTCCTACAAGTCCTGTAGGAGGAAGCATCTCACAAACTACTTTTATGGTACCTTCCTGTTCAcgaaggaaggacagggaagaTCTGATCTCAGTGGTCATGTGCCCTTTAGCTGGATTATATTCACACCATCAAATGCAAACATGAATTTCATAAAGCTTGTTTCTCTTCCCAgtttctctccctgccctttgcTCTGCACTTCCTGTCCAGGCCTCCTGACTAAGATTGCTTGTTTGCTCTTGTATGCCTTCACTTTTCCTGGAAATCCTCTGGCCTGCATATCCCTCTCCATTAAGTTGTTCCCCCTGCTCCGTCTCTGAGGCTAACAATAACCTTGTCATAACCACACCTCTACATCCACCTATTTAGAGAATTCTGTGCATTTTGAAGGTAACTCTCTGCTTATCTGCTGTTGCTTGTCATTTTCTTGGTCAGATGAGTTATTCACCTTTTCCTGACCTCTGTACCACTTCCAGGGCTTGGGTCTACCTAGGCATTTTTCTATGCTCTGAAGGTCAAGTCTGCAATCTCAATGCTCAAGACTCCTAAGCAGATAGGCCATTTATAATCCCTCCTGCCACCACCAAACTTCAGCCAAGTTTACATGTCCTATACTCCTGTAACGCCATTCTGTAAGTGACAGGGAAACTTAAGGTATGGTCATGTTGTACACTCATCCCTCCACCTGCCTTCCTGACAAGTAGCTTTTGGTTTGGGAGCCATGAGGCATAATGCCACCTTTCCTCTCCTACACTAGCACCGTGCGCCTCAGAGATGCTACCGGGCACAGCTCATGCTGAAGAACAACCTTACCTGTAGTGCTCTTCTTTCTCAAGACACCAAACTTAAATCACAAATTCCAAGTCACTTTTGGATGGTAGTCAAGAGAGAGGAGAGGCAATAGCTCAGTTTCAGTGATGCCTGTGTTTGTATCCCTGCACCTTTGCAAACTAATGTATTTTGAATGTAGGCCTAGTGAGGAATGAAAAGACTACTCTCCCAAGAACGGGCAGGGTTCAGACTTCCTTGGCTTCCCCATACAAATCCTGCTCTACTAAATCAAGCTGAGTTCAGTGGGACTAGCAGCACAAGCAAGGGGGTGTTTGCACAACAGGATATGCAGTGCCATCTGCTGATCTTTTTCTGTAAAGATCAACTCAAAAGACAGTTTCTGATGGATGGCTAATTTGAGCCTTCTGGAAACTGAACTAGCATTATCATCAAAGGCCCAAACTTCAAGCAGTTATATAGATACTTTTAGTATCTGAAATATGGAACCCTTGAACCAACAAGTTTAAAAAATGGTTAATAAGATACAGACTTCTAACCTCTGAGCATCAAGTTTTTGCCTTCTATTCTTCTACCTTGATTTGGTATTTTGCTTTGCACTCGGATACCAAAGATGGTCTGGTGAGTTTTTAGATTCCCAACTGCTACAAAGAAAGGGAAGGATCCAGAGCTTCCCAACTTGCTTGGTTAGGATTCATGAATAAAGAGAACTGTGAGTACAAAAAAGTTCATGGGTGTGAGCAGAAATCCTTAAGCCATTTTCCAAGATAGAAAGACTGGGATTAAATATTACAAATTTAAGACCAGGAAGCTTCTACCGGTGGCTGTGCACCTACTTCCACTAAAGACTACACTGCAGCAAGAAACCTAGTTGGTGGCCTGATGAAAAAAGGCAGATAAGAGAgagattcttttaaaaaaaaaaggaaataaaatggtACTAAGGAGGGCGCATTAATGCTTTGCAATACACAGTTATGAATAACTCCAGAGGTCCCATTGAATCCCACTGTTGCTAAGGAATTGTTGTCatctataaaaataattaacgTTATCAGTATCATTTAGCATTTCAGTTAGCTACAATTAACTTCACATTAGGAAGCTCTGAAAGTTCATTACTCCTGGATGTCTGCAGTGATTTTAATCACACGGAACTACCATGACAGTACATCAGTGTGTCTGAGTCAAATGCCTCATACTTGGAGCGAAGGCCACCCACTTGCGAGCAGCACATGCTAAACCTCATACCACTTCAGCAGTACTTATTATAACACTACTGCTTACAGCAAGCTGTGTGGGTTGTACAGTACATTAATTTACATGTCATCACACAGAATGTTATCTCAGCCAACATCTATTCTGGTTCCCTTATTGGGGGGATATTTGAGCATGGGGTAGTAAATGGAAATGATACTAACAATGTTTTCTTTGTCACTTATGAGACATCATTTTGGAGAGCATCAGTTACACTCAACCTCCAAAAGAGCATCTGAGCTGCAGTCTCTAAGTCGGTAACACAGCTATCCTTGGCTGCACGAGGTCAGCATAGGGTCACCACTGACCATCCTCTTTCCCGGCTCTCAGAGAAAGTCTAACTGCAGAGCTCATCGCTGAGCCATATCCAGTAATCCTaccccttctctccagcctctTGAGCTAAGCACCAAGCAGATCTGCCAGCAGGGCGCCAGTAGGCAACCAGCACGGAGCCTCTTCCTCTGCAGTGCATGCACACCTAGGCACACAGGTGAACTGGAGCAATGGAAGCTGAGCTAGAGATCAGATGTGGTCATATCCTACCCAACCTGTCTCAAATTCTACAGCAATGCCTCACAGTACATTCCTTGGGTGATAAACTCGTTTTATGTTACATCACTAAACATCACCACCAACAGACAAAACCCGAAAGACACCATCAGTGACAGAACCGATGTGAAGCATGTGAAATGTGTTGGCAGCGTTTGTATCTTTTGATTCactcttttccattcttttacaCAATCCTTTAATGCAGAGCATTTTTAAAGCAGCCTTTTGTACTCCACTATGATCCCAAGAGTAAATCAGACCCATAAAGGTTTTTATTCAATCACTTGCACTGAGAgtctaaaaacaaacaaataaacataaAACCCACCAAAATGAAAACCAACAAACGAACAGAGAAGtctgcagctgctgtcccctTGGGGTCAAGCTGCCGCAGATATGTTTTATCTCCAGGTTTCCATGTTGCCACACCCTCCGAGGCGCCCGGGCGAGGGCCGGGAATGGGAGCACACGGCCTGATGAATGAAGCCCTTGTGGAACGCGCCAAAGCTGGATCGCGATAACCGATAGTACGAGGCGCTGCCGCCGGGAAGAACGGGGTCGGTCCTCCCCTCACGGCGCCTCTACCCCTTCGTCCGGAGGCGCGGGGCAGCGCGGGGGCGGTTCGGGGAGCAGCCCGGCGGTGGTCTGCTCCACCGCTAGCCCCGAGCGCCTGACACCGGCTTTAGGTGATGCGCTTCCCGAGTTCCCCCATCCAGCCCGCCGGAGGGGGGTGTGTCCGCAAGCCCCAGAGGTGCCGCTCACCGACGTTCAGGgagacgccgccgccgccccctcccgcgCCGAGCCGCCAGCCCCGCTCCGGCGCCACGGCCCTGGGGCGTCCAGTCCCTGCGGCCGAGCAGAGTTCACCCGTAACTCTGCGGGCGCGGGCCGCGGGCTCCGACGGCGGGAACAGCGAGAGGGGCGCGGGCGGGGACTGCGCTGCCCTCGCCTCCCCTGCGGAATAGGTGCCGAGTTCTGACCCGGTTCAGGCGCTCGTCCGCCTAGAGCACCAGGAAACCCGAATCCCACCGCCCCCTATGCTTCCCTCGCCGACGCCCCGAGCCGACTCGGCAGCCACCGCCGCCATCCTCCCAGCCGCGCCGGACACGCGAAGTTCGCTCCGATCCCCGGCATCTGCCGcccgccccgcaccgcccgTGGGGGCCGGGCCGGTTCCCAGCCGGCGCAGGTGGGCGGCGGGCAGGGCGCGGCGGGAGGCTGTgccgcagccccgcccggggcagTCGCCAGCTCCCGTCGGACGAGGGGCGCCGGGGAGAGACGGGGCGGGGGGAGAGCGGGGAAAAGGAAGGGGGGCGTGAAGGAGGAATAGACACGAACCAGCCCCGAAGCCAGAGCGGCGCGGCAgggcggcgggggcgcgcgGGGATGCCGGGCGCGCCGCTGGCCGGGTTCATCCGAGGACAAGCGCTCGCTCCCGCCCCCCTTCCTCCGCCACCGCTGACCTGTGTGCACCCGGTAGTGCGCCTTGAGGTGGGAGGACTTGCCGTAGACCTTGCCGCAGCCGCTGTAGGGGCACTTGTGCCGCTTCTCGGCCGCCAGCTTCCCCTTaggggcggccccggcggcgcGCAGGCGGGGGGACGGCCCCggcggggggctgcggggcgggctGGAACCCTGCTCGGTGGCCGCGTCGCTGTCGGAGCCCGCGTCCTCGTCGGGGCTCTCC harbors:
- the KLF9 gene encoding Krueppel-like factor 9 isoform X1, whose translation is MSAVAYVDFVAAQCLVSISNRSAVPEAARLKVPGEGEAARDLRDPRDAWKDYCALLAIAKSLLELNKYRPLPAPSICSDSVESPDEDAGSDSDAATEQGSSPPRSPPPGPSPRLRAAGAAPKGKLAAEKRHKCPYSGCGKVYGKSSHLKAHYRVHTGQRWRRKGGGSERLSSDEPGQRRARHPRAPPPPCRAALASGLGRRGQRSPRPRPSRCSRRRSPRPAPAELRVNSARPQGLDAPGPWRRSGAGGSAREGAAAASP